One genomic segment of Streptomyces sp. RKND-216 includes these proteins:
- a CDS encoding amino acid adenylation domain-containing protein encodes MESETALRHWRERLAGFAQPTAPGGWSRLPVPDGPGSGNDRARTSLPWTPGRVAELDRAAEAAGTTAERLVTASWGLVLAAHAGERDVLFGVTTGSAPDGAPVPVRLDTGPEQGVGAYLEAVREAEESGRRHAGPTLAQLAACADLRGDVPLLATSVVCTRTGPAATPAGPDGVVVTARFGDEEAGLLLDHLPGTLTDDHAHRLLAHLDRMTGTLADAATSAGALLGELLVLPPEEFDTVVHAWNATDTARGPARCLHELFEAQAARTPHALAVVQGGERLDYAELDAAADRLAARLAAAGVGTGDMVALSLRRTVRSVVALLGVLKSGAAYAPVDPHLPAERFRELVGALAAPVVLTDHDAVPEVVDRCRDLPELCEVLWLGGNGPAPATAPGGPATGWALADVPPDSPAPDRCRPEDAAYTIFTSGSTGTPKGVLMTHAPVVNLIRWVNDTYGVGPDDQVLFVASLSFDLSVYDVFGLLAAGGSIRVAAEEDVRDPQRLLALLDDEPVTFWDSAPAALQQLVPFLTLRDTAAEHSLRLVFLSGDWIPLPLPDAVRSAFAGPEIVALGGATEAAVWSNHHRVDRVDPAWRSIPYGRPIDNARYYVLDAARNPSPVGAPGDLYIGGACLAEGYLGDPRLTAAKFVPDPFTAEPGRMYRTGDRARFGPDGTIEFLGRQDHQVKIRGFRVELGEIETALADLPGVASAVAVVHGEAAAAHLVAYAVPRPGARLDTGELRAALALRVPAHMVPARVLVLDALPVTANGKLDRDALPSPTAEDGGRPPYRPPGTPVAEAVAEIWAEVLEVDEIGAEDNFFDLGGHSLLITQVMAHLQADLEVEIPLLELLESQTLSAFSDVVEKALIAQIEAGGGEDR; translated from the coding sequence GTGGAATCGGAGACAGCACTGCGGCACTGGCGGGAGAGACTGGCCGGCTTCGCGCAGCCCACCGCCCCCGGCGGCTGGTCCCGCCTCCCGGTCCCGGACGGGCCCGGCTCCGGGAACGACCGCGCCCGGACGTCGCTGCCCTGGACGCCCGGGCGGGTCGCCGAGCTCGACCGCGCGGCCGAGGCCGCCGGCACGACCGCCGAACGGCTGGTGACCGCGTCCTGGGGTCTGGTGCTGGCGGCGCACGCGGGCGAGCGGGACGTGCTGTTCGGCGTGACCACCGGCAGCGCCCCGGACGGAGCACCGGTCCCGGTACGCCTGGACACCGGCCCGGAGCAGGGCGTGGGCGCCTACCTGGAAGCAGTCCGGGAGGCGGAGGAGTCCGGCCGCCGGCACGCCGGACCGACGCTCGCCCAGCTCGCGGCCTGCGCCGACCTGCGCGGTGACGTACCGCTCCTCGCCACCTCGGTCGTCTGCACCCGCACCGGCCCGGCCGCGACGCCGGCCGGCCCGGACGGCGTCGTCGTGACGGCCCGGTTCGGCGACGAGGAGGCGGGGCTGCTGCTCGACCACCTCCCGGGCACCCTGACCGACGACCACGCGCACCGGCTGCTCGCCCACCTGGACCGGATGACGGGCACCCTGGCCGATGCGGCCACCTCCGCCGGGGCGCTGCTCGGCGAACTCCTCGTCCTCCCCCCGGAGGAGTTCGACACAGTGGTGCACGCGTGGAACGCGACAGACACCGCACGCGGTCCCGCCCGGTGCCTGCACGAACTGTTCGAGGCCCAGGCCGCCCGGACCCCGCACGCGCTCGCCGTGGTGCAGGGCGGGGAACGCCTCGACTACGCGGAACTGGACGCGGCCGCCGACCGGCTGGCGGCCCGCCTGGCGGCGGCCGGTGTGGGCACCGGCGACATGGTGGCCCTGAGCCTGCGCCGCACGGTGCGTTCCGTCGTGGCACTCCTGGGCGTACTCAAGTCCGGGGCCGCCTACGCCCCCGTCGACCCGCACCTGCCCGCGGAACGTTTCCGCGAACTGGTCGGCGCCCTGGCCGCGCCGGTGGTGCTCACCGACCACGACGCGGTGCCCGAAGTGGTGGACCGCTGCCGGGATCTGCCGGAGCTGTGCGAGGTGCTGTGGCTCGGCGGGAACGGGCCCGCCCCCGCCACCGCGCCGGGCGGGCCCGCGACCGGCTGGGCCCTGGCCGACGTGCCGCCGGACTCCCCGGCGCCCGACCGGTGCAGGCCCGAGGACGCGGCCTACACGATCTTCACCTCGGGCTCGACCGGCACGCCCAAGGGCGTACTGATGACGCACGCGCCGGTCGTCAACCTCATCCGGTGGGTCAACGACACCTACGGGGTCGGTCCGGACGATCAGGTGCTGTTCGTCGCCTCGCTGAGCTTCGACCTGTCCGTCTACGACGTCTTCGGGCTGCTCGCCGCCGGTGGCAGCATCCGCGTGGCGGCCGAGGAGGACGTACGCGACCCGCAGCGGCTGCTGGCACTCCTGGACGACGAGCCGGTCACCTTCTGGGACTCCGCCCCCGCCGCGCTCCAGCAGCTGGTGCCGTTCCTGACGCTGCGCGACACGGCGGCCGAGCACTCGCTGCGCCTGGTCTTCCTCAGCGGCGACTGGATACCGCTGCCCCTGCCCGACGCCGTCCGATCCGCTTTCGCCGGCCCCGAGATCGTCGCGCTCGGCGGCGCCACCGAAGCCGCCGTCTGGTCCAACCACCACCGCGTCGACCGGGTGGACCCGGCCTGGCGGAGCATCCCGTACGGCCGGCCCATCGACAACGCCCGCTACTACGTCCTGGACGCCGCACGGAACCCGTCCCCCGTCGGCGCCCCCGGAGACCTGTACATCGGCGGCGCCTGCCTCGCCGAGGGCTACCTGGGCGACCCGCGGCTCACCGCCGCCAAGTTCGTGCCCGACCCGTTCACCGCGGAACCCGGCCGGATGTACCGCACCGGGGACCGGGCCCGGTTCGGGCCGGACGGGACGATCGAGTTCCTCGGCCGTCAGGACCACCAGGTGAAGATCCGCGGCTTCCGCGTGGAGCTGGGCGAGATCGAGACCGCGCTCGCCGACCTGCCCGGGGTCGCGTCCGCCGTCGCCGTGGTGCACGGCGAGGCCGCCGCCGCGCACCTCGTGGCGTACGCGGTGCCGCGGCCCGGTGCCCGGCTCGACACCGGCGAACTGCGCGCCGCGCTCGCCCTCCGGGTGCCCGCCCACATGGTGCCCGCGCGGGTTCTGGTGCTGGACGCGCTGCCGGTCACCGCCAACGGCAAGCTGGACCGGGACGCACTGCCCTCGCCCACGGCCGAGGACGGCGGTCGCCCGCCCTACCGGCCGCCGGGCACCCCCGTGGCGGAGGCGGTCGCGGAGATCTGGGCCGAGGTCCTCGAGGTGGACGAGATCGGCGCCGAGGACAACTTCTTCGACCTCGGCGGCCATTCGCTGCTCATCACCCAGGTGATGGCCCATCTCCAGGCCGACCTGGAGGTGGAGATCCCGCTGCTGGAACTCCTGGAGAGCCAGACCCTCTCCGCCTTCTCCGACGTCGTCGAGAAGGCACTGATCGCCCAGATCGAGGCGGGCGGGGGCGAGGACCGGTGA